GGTGACCGACACCGCACCAGGCGGCACGATCAACTGCGGATCCACCTGCAGCCACGCCTACCCCTCGGGCACCAGGTACAGCTGGTAGCAACCCCGGCCCCGGGTTCGGTGCTCACCTCCTGGGCCGGGTGCGACAGCGTCTCCGGCAACGTCTGCACGGTGACCGTCGGACCGGTCCTGCTCACCTCCCACCACAAGGCTCCCGCCCGGTCGGTCAGATCCGCGCAGGCCAACCGACGCAGTGTCGCCGCGCCCGTCATAGCGACCGTCACCTTCACGAAGCTGCACGCACCGGCGCCGTCGGCACCGCCTGCACACCGCCACGGTCACGACTGCCGGGCCAGCCTTGACCCGAACTGCGACGGCCTGGGCGGCGGCGCCCACGACGGGACCGACCTGGCCCGGAACCGCGAGTCCTGAGCCCGGCGCGCCGCCCGGCCGGGCCGGGTCAGACCGGCTCGACCTGCGCGGCGGATCCGGTGGTGCGGTAGGCGTCGAAGACGCCGGGCACGGCGCGGACGTGCTTGAGCACGTGGACCAGGTGCTTCGGGTCGCCCATCTCGAAGGTGAACCGGCTGACCGCGACGCGGTCCCGGGTCGTGGCCACCGTCGCGGACAGGATGTTGACGTGCTGGTCTGACAGCACCCGGGTGATGTCGGCCAGTAACCGCGCCCGGTCCAACGCCTCGACCTGGATCGCGACCAGGAACACCGAGGACGCGGTCGGCGTCCACTCGATCTCGACGACCCGCTCCGGCTGGCCGGCCAGCGATTGAGAGTTCGTGCAGTCGGTCCGGTGGACCGAGACCCCGTTGCCCCGGGTGACGAACCCCATGATCGGGTCGCCCGGGACCGGCGTGCAGCAGCGGGCGAGCTTGACCCAGACGTCGTCGGCACCCTTGACGGTGACCCCGGGGTCGCCGTGCGGCGCGAACTTGCCCCGCGAGCGGGTCGGGGACACCGACTCGGCGACGTCCTCGGTGGTGGAGTCCGTGCCGCCCAGCGAGATGAGCAACCGGGATACTACGCTCTGCGCCGAGACGTGTTTCTCCCCCACCGCCGCGTACAGCGCGGTGATGTCGACCAGGCGCAGGTCGTGCGCGATCGCGGTGAGCGTCTCGGCGGTGAGCAACCGTTGCAGCGGCAGGCCCTGCTTGCGCATCGCGCGGGCGAGTTCCTCCTTGCCTCGCTCGATCGCCTCCTCACGACGCTCCTTGGAGAAGAAGGCCTTGATCTTGTTCCGGGCGCGGGGACTGGCCGCGAAGTCCAACCAGTCGCGGCTGGGACCGGAGCCTGGGCCGGAACCCTTGGCGGTGAGGATCTCCACGACGTCGCCGTTGGCGAGCGGCGACTCCAACGGCACCAGCCGGCCGTTGACCCGGGCGCCGATGCAGCGGTGGCCGACCTCGGTGTGCACGGCGTAGGCGAGGTCGATCGGGGTGGAGTGGTGCGGCAACGCGATCGCGTCGCCGGCCGGGGTGAACACGTAGACCTCGGTGCCGGACAGGTCGAACCGCAGCGACTCGAGGAACTCTGCCGGGTCGGAGGTCTCCTTCTGCCAGTCCAGCAGCTGCCGCAGCCAGGGCATGTCCGCACCGGCGGCCTTGTCGCCGGTGGTGAGGGTCGGCCCGGTGGTGGTCTCGCCGTTGAGTTCGGACTTGTACTTCCAGTGCGCCGCGACGCCGTACTCGGCCCGCCGGTGCTGGGCGTGGGTGCGGATCTGCAGCTCGACGGGCTTGCCGTCCGGCCCGATCACTGTGGTGTGCAGCGACTGGTACATGTTGAACTTCGGCTTGGCGATGTAGTCCTTGAACCGCCCCGGAACCGGGTTCCAGCGGGCGTGGACCACACCGATCGTCGCGTAGCAGTCGCGCACGGTGTCGACCAGGATGCGGACGCCGACCAGGTCGAAGATGTCGCCGAACTCGCGGCCGCGGACGATCATCTTCTGGTAGATCGAGTAGTAGTGCTTGGGTCGCCCGGTCACCCGGCTCTTGATCCGGGCCCCGCGCAGGTCGTCGGAGACGTCGTCGACGACCTTCGAGAGGTACTCGTCACGGCTGGGCGCGCGGTCGGCAACCATCCGGACGATCTCGTCGTACATCTTCGGGTACAGGGTCGCGAACGCCAGGTCCTCGAGTTCCCACTTGACGGTGTTCATGCCCAGCCGGTGGGCCAGCGGGGCGAAGATCTCCAGGGTCTCCTTGGCGATCTTGTCCTGCTTGGCAGGCGGCATGTAGCGCAGCGTGCGCATGTTGTGCAGCCGGTCGGCAAGCTTGATGACCAGCACCCGGATGTCGCGGGCCATCGCGATGACCATCTTGCGGACGGTCTCGGCCTGGGTGGCGTCGCCGTAGGTGACCTTGTCGAGCTTGGTGACCCCGTCGACCAGGCCGGCGATCTCGGCGCCGAAGTCCTCCTCGACGGTGGCCAGCGTGTAGTCGGTGTCCTCCACGGTGTCGTGCAGCAGCGCCGCGCAAAGCGTGGCCGGCTCCATGCCGAGGTCGGCCAGGATCGTGGCCACGGCCAGCGGGTGGGTGATGTACGGGTCACCGCTGCGCCGCAACTGGCCGCGGTGGCATTCCTCGGCGGTCTCGTAGGCCCGCTCGATGATCCGCAGGTCGGCTTTGGGGTGGGTGGCCCGGACGCTGCGGTACAGCGGCTCGAGCACCGGGTTGACCGAGGGGGAACGCTGCAGCGCGAGGCGCGCCAGCCGCGCCGCAACCCGGCGGGCCGCGCTGGAGGTCGGCTGGGCGGCCGTTTCAGCCGCAGTCGCCGGTACGATCTGGTCGGTCATCGCCCTCCCTCGCAGCCCTTCGGCAATCTCATGTTAACGGCCGCGACGGCTACCCACCTGGTCACCGGCCGTACCCACGGCCTGCAGCGGCAGCTCAGGCGGTGGTCAACACGCGCATCGGCAGGTCGGCCAGCCGAGTTCGGCCCTCCAACGCAGCGATCTCCAGCAGCACCGCCGCGCCCACCGGGACGGCGTCGGCGTCGCGGACGAGCCGGGCGGCGGCCTCGAGCGTGCCGCCGGTGGCCAGCACGTCGTCGACCAGCAGGACCCGGGCACCGGGCTCGAGCGCGTCCAGGTGCATGTGCAGGACCGCCTCGCCGTACTCCAGGGCGTACGCGACGCTGCGGGTCAGGTAAGGCAGCTTCCCGGGCTTGCGGACCGGCACCAGGCCGACGCCGAGGGCCAAGGCGACCGGCGCCCCGAGCAGGAACCCGCGGGCCTCGACGGCGACGACCGCGTCCGGCCGGAACGGTCGACAGACCTCGATGAACTCGCCCACCATCGAGGTCAGCGCAGGCGCATCGGCCAGGACCGGCGCGATGTCCTTGAACACGACCCCCGGCACCGGGAAGTCCGGGATGTCGCGGATCAGCTCCCGCCAGTCGCCCATGGTTGCCGTACCGGCCTACTTCTCGCCGCGGCGGGAGGCGCGAGGGCCGGTGC
This is a stretch of genomic DNA from Sporichthyaceae bacterium. It encodes these proteins:
- a CDS encoding bifunctional (p)ppGpp synthetase/guanosine-3',5'-bis(diphosphate) 3'-pyrophosphohydrolase; its protein translation is MTDQIVPATAAETAAQPTSSAARRVAARLARLALQRSPSVNPVLEPLYRSVRATHPKADLRIIERAYETAEECHRGQLRRSGDPYITHPLAVATILADLGMEPATLCAALLHDTVEDTDYTLATVEEDFGAEIAGLVDGVTKLDKVTYGDATQAETVRKMVIAMARDIRVLVIKLADRLHNMRTLRYMPPAKQDKIAKETLEIFAPLAHRLGMNTVKWELEDLAFATLYPKMYDEIVRMVADRAPSRDEYLSKVVDDVSDDLRGARIKSRVTGRPKHYYSIYQKMIVRGREFGDIFDLVGVRILVDTVRDCYATIGVVHARWNPVPGRFKDYIAKPKFNMYQSLHTTVIGPDGKPVELQIRTHAQHRRAEYGVAAHWKYKSELNGETTTGPTLTTGDKAAGADMPWLRQLLDWQKETSDPAEFLESLRFDLSGTEVYVFTPAGDAIALPHHSTPIDLAYAVHTEVGHRCIGARVNGRLVPLESPLANGDVVEILTAKGSGPGSGPSRDWLDFAASPRARNKIKAFFSKERREEAIERGKEELARAMRKQGLPLQRLLTAETLTAIAHDLRLVDITALYAAVGEKHVSAQSVVSRLLISLGGTDSTTEDVAESVSPTRSRGKFAPHGDPGVTVKGADDVWVKLARCCTPVPGDPIMGFVTRGNGVSVHRTDCTNSQSLAGQPERVVEIEWTPTASSVFLVAIQVEALDRARLLADITRVLSDQHVNILSATVATTRDRVAVSRFTFEMGDPKHLVHVLKHVRAVPGVFDAYRTTGSAAQVEPV
- a CDS encoding adenine phosphoribosyltransferase — encoded protein: MGDWRELIRDIPDFPVPGVVFKDIAPVLADAPALTSMVGEFIEVCRPFRPDAVVAVEARGFLLGAPVALALGVGLVPVRKPGKLPYLTRSVAYALEYGEAVLHMHLDALEPGARVLLVDDVLATGGTLEAAARLVRDADAVPVGAAVLLEIAALEGRTRLADLPMRVLTTA